The Sulfurospirillum halorespirans DSM 13726 genome has a window encoding:
- a CDS encoding NERD domain-containing protein, whose translation MIFWFLGSVFVLGILFKTPWMKGKVGEFTVNIATSLHLNKDEYVNIKNITLQLNDGSTTQIDHVIVSRYGVFVIETKNMKGWIFGDEHQSMWTQQIFKEKHRFQNPLRQNYRHTKALEEILALPSESIIPIVVFIGDCKFKTAMPKNVFINAKYTSYIESFQEEKLSAYQFDMTIETLNQKRLKQSFLTDREHVSNLHERHNAKPTSTASTKICSRCGKELVLRHNRQTGEPFYGCSGYPKCRNVVKVDSERIGKKFKI comes from the coding sequence TTGATTTTTTGGTTCCTTGGTTCTGTTTTTGTACTGGGTATTTTATTTAAAACTCCATGGATGAAAGGTAAAGTTGGCGAATTTACGGTCAATATTGCGACTTCTTTGCACCTCAATAAAGACGAATATGTCAATATTAAAAACATCACTTTACAACTCAATGATGGCTCAACTACCCAAATAGATCATGTCATTGTCTCTCGTTATGGTGTTTTTGTGATTGAAACAAAAAACATGAAAGGGTGGATTTTTGGCGATGAGCACCAGAGCATGTGGACACAGCAAATCTTCAAAGAAAAGCACCGTTTTCAAAATCCTTTACGCCAAAATTATCGCCATACCAAAGCCTTAGAAGAGATATTGGCATTGCCCTCAGAAAGCATTATTCCCATCGTTGTTTTCATCGGTGATTGCAAATTTAAAACCGCTATGCCAAAAAATGTTTTTATCAATGCAAAATACACGTCTTACATCGAATCTTTCCAAGAAGAAAAACTCTCTGCCTATCAATTTGACATGACGATTGAAACCCTAAATCAAAAACGCCTCAAACAAAGCTTTTTAACCGATAGAGAACATGTTTCCAACTTACATGAACGACACAATGCAAAACCTACATCAACCGCATCAACAAAAATATGTTCACGATGTGGTAAAGAGCTGGTTTTAAGACACAATAGACAAACGGGTGAGCCGTTTTACGGGTGTAGTGGGTATCCAAAGTGTCGAAATGTTGTTAAAGTAGATAGCGAAAGAATAGGTAAAAAGTTTAAAATTTAG
- a CDS encoding ADP-polyphosphate phosphotransferase: protein MKLKTEDFLVHEGAKVDLKKSPTLVKPFYKDKEDYEDALKEGVKELSDLQELLYASNKYAVLLIFQAMDAAGKDGVIRHVLSGINPQGCQVFSFKHPVAAELEHDFLWRTTCVLPERGKIGVFNRSYYEEVLIVRVHPEILQGQGLPDSVLDEESVWKERYRSITDLENHLHRNGTKIVKFFLHLSKDEQKKRFLERIDKPNKNWKFSIADLEERKYWKEYMHAYESCLSATSTKNAPWYIVPADDKKNARLIISNILLDTFKALDMHYPETDDKRKDELKGIRQRLVEEE from the coding sequence ATGAAACTAAAAACAGAAGATTTTCTCGTGCACGAGGGCGCAAAGGTTGACCTTAAAAAGTCCCCTACCCTTGTTAAACCATTTTACAAAGACAAAGAAGACTACGAAGATGCGCTCAAAGAGGGCGTAAAAGAGTTAAGCGACTTGCAAGAACTGCTTTACGCATCCAACAAATATGCCGTACTGTTGATCTTTCAAGCGATGGACGCGGCAGGAAAAGACGGCGTCATCAGGCATGTTCTCTCAGGCATCAATCCCCAAGGGTGTCAAGTCTTTAGTTTCAAACACCCTGTTGCCGCTGAACTTGAGCATGATTTTCTATGGCGCACGACGTGTGTTCTTCCAGAACGCGGGAAAATAGGCGTTTTTAATCGTTCCTATTATGAAGAAGTACTCATTGTTCGTGTTCATCCTGAGATTTTACAAGGACAAGGACTGCCAGACAGCGTGCTTGATGAAGAGAGCGTTTGGAAAGAGAGGTACCGTTCTATCACAGATTTGGAAAACCATCTCCACCGTAACGGCACAAAAATCGTCAAATTTTTCCTCCATCTCTCCAAAGATGAGCAGAAAAAACGCTTTCTTGAGCGCATCGACAAACCCAATAAAAATTGGAAATTTAGCATCGCAGACCTTGAAGAGCGAAAATACTGGAAAGAGTACATGCACGCCTACGAGTCCTGCCTAAGCGCCACCAGCACCAAAAATGCCCCATGGTACATCGTACCTGCTGACGACAAAAAAAATGCTCGCCTCATCATCTCAAATATTCTTCTGGATACCTTTAAAGCGCTCGATATGCACTACCCTGAAACGGATGACAAGCGGAAAGATGAGTTGAAGGGGATAAGACAGAGGTTGGTTGAGGAAGAGTAA
- a CDS encoding RNA-binding S4 domain-containing protein has protein sequence MKFELEEEFIELFKLLKVTGVAESGAQAKMLIEEEQVKRNGEVELRKRAKIVSGEIIEVGDEKIEVESALK, from the coding sequence ATGAAATTTGAATTAGAAGAAGAGTTCATAGAGTTATTTAAACTTCTCAAAGTGACAGGAGTTGCAGAGAGTGGCGCGCAAGCTAAAATGCTCATCGAAGAGGAACAGGTTAAGCGAAACGGTGAAGTTGAGCTTAGAAAACGCGCTAAGATTGTTTCAGGCGAGATTATTGAAGTGGGTGATGAGAAGATAGAAGTTGAAAGTGCTTTAAAATAG
- a CDS encoding ubiquinol-cytochrome c reductase iron-sulfur subunit: MDRNRRLVNYSLLALTGTGVYYTVGTMFQSLEPPKKALLDAATFIDTTSLPLNEIAYFSWQKKPLFILKKDASMVLDQKRDIKIGDYYYTLMVGICTHLGCVPKYDASSKRFICPCHNGQFDYNGNALASPVTKPLVIPPFKVHDEMIIVGEVGEAYLQLMEAAKA; encoded by the coding sequence ATGGATAGAAACCGAAGACTGGTGAATTACTCGCTCTTAGCGCTGACGGGGACGGGTGTGTATTACACGGTCGGTACGATGTTTCAGTCCTTAGAACCACCCAAAAAAGCACTCCTTGATGCGGCTACATTTATAGATACCACGTCATTACCACTCAATGAAATTGCCTATTTTTCGTGGCAGAAAAAACCACTTTTTATTCTCAAAAAAGATGCTTCGATGGTGTTAGATCAAAAAAGAGACATTAAAATCGGCGACTATTATTACACGTTGATGGTTGGGATTTGCACCCATTTAGGCTGTGTTCCCAAGTATGATGCCTCCTCAAAACGTTTTATCTGTCCGTGTCATAACGGGCAGTTTGACTACAATGGCAACGCGCTTGCTAGCCCTGTCACCAAGCCCTTAGTCATCCCTCCTTTTAAAGTGCATGATGAGATGATTATCGTCGGAGAAGTAGGCGAGGCGTACCTCCAACTGATGGAGGCGGCAAAAGCATGA
- a CDS encoding cytochrome b, with amino-acid sequence MNAKLKNFNILLYTGAIMVVLCLLMLVSGIFLSMHYIPDAEKAFESVHTTIMQEVNYGWLWRKIHAVGSTFFFLLLYIHLLGMLYFGFYKHGKTKYWYSGMVLYFCCMVIGFTGYVLPMGQMSYWAAQVITSLLEYIPGAGEDIVLWVRGDFSVSGITLLRFYTLHIVVMPLSIVLMILVHTDFVKWYATTKLSWNRKGLHVSKEERYSKHDIIPKEPKPFFSNAVLKPLLACTLFLALFFYCVFFHDYLAFDALNFTPANPSDTPSHIYPEWYFLWMLQLLKSFFFDIGMIKGSYIGMASLVVVNVGLLLMPLIDRNPRRIPAHQRPYFLAWFWALVISLVGLTILGKLPSSTLTLWIGLFFSTVLMSLFFILPFLSNKESHAKS; translated from the coding sequence ATGAATGCGAAACTCAAAAACTTCAATATTTTACTTTACACAGGCGCTATCATGGTGGTTTTGTGCCTTTTGATGTTGGTTTCGGGTATTTTCCTCTCTATGCACTATATCCCCGATGCGGAAAAAGCCTTTGAAAGTGTCCATACGACCATCATGCAAGAAGTTAATTACGGTTGGTTATGGCGAAAAATTCACGCGGTTGGATCAACTTTTTTCTTTTTACTGCTCTACATTCACCTCTTAGGCATGCTCTATTTTGGGTTTTACAAACACGGCAAAACGAAGTATTGGTACAGTGGCATGGTGCTCTATTTTTGCTGTATGGTCATTGGTTTTACGGGGTACGTACTTCCGATGGGGCAGATGAGTTACTGGGCGGCGCAGGTCATTACCAGTTTGTTGGAGTATATTCCAGGTGCGGGAGAAGACATCGTGCTGTGGGTTCGAGGCGATTTTAGCGTGAGTGGCATCACGTTGCTGCGCTTTTACACCTTGCACATTGTAGTGATGCCTTTGAGCATTGTTTTGATGATACTCGTGCATACCGATTTTGTGAAGTGGTACGCGACCACGAAGCTTTCATGGAATCGCAAAGGCTTACATGTAAGCAAAGAAGAGCGCTATAGCAAACACGACATCATCCCAAAAGAGCCAAAACCGTTTTTCTCTAATGCCGTTTTAAAGCCACTTTTAGCGTGTACACTCTTTTTGGCACTCTTTTTTTATTGCGTCTTTTTTCATGATTATTTAGCGTTTGATGCCCTCAATTTTACTCCTGCCAATCCGAGCGATACACCCTCCCATATCTATCCGGAGTGGTATTTTCTGTGGATGTTGCAGTTGCTTAAGAGCTTTTTCTTTGACATTGGGATGATCAAAGGCTCGTACATCGGTATGGCGTCTTTGGTGGTGGTTAATGTGGGGCTTTTGTTGATGCCACTAATAGATAGAAACCCTCGTCGCATTCCTGCACATCAGCGCCCTTACTTTTTGGCATGGTTTTGGGCGTTGGTAATCTCTTTGGTAGGTCTTACGATTCTTGGAAAGTTACCAAGTTCGACGCTTACGTTGTGGATTGGGTTGTTCTTCTCCACGGTGCTGATGTCACTTTTTTTCATTTTGCCGTTTCTATCCAACAAGGAGTCTCATGCCAAATCTTAA
- the hemJ gene encoding protoporphyrinogen oxidase HemJ, with protein sequence MEHYKWLLAFHIIALMSWMAMLFYLPRLFVYHVEHAEKKEFVEVVKIQEYKIYKYIGLPAFWATLASGLGMIFFDSQLLSSGGWIYAKFTVLIALTLYSFSLEKYRLELANDTCTKSGKFFRAYNEVPTALAILIVGYVITKSFSWAFTLITLGIFAMIIDVILDGKKKP encoded by the coding sequence TTGGAACACTATAAATGGTTGCTTGCCTTTCACATTATAGCGTTGATGTCGTGGATGGCGATGTTGTTTTACTTGCCACGGCTTTTTGTTTACCATGTTGAGCATGCAGAAAAAAAAGAGTTTGTGGAAGTTGTTAAAATTCAAGAGTACAAAATCTATAAATACATTGGGCTTCCTGCCTTTTGGGCAACCCTTGCAAGCGGTCTTGGCATGATTTTTTTTGACTCACAACTGCTCTCAAGCGGTGGGTGGATTTATGCGAAGTTTACCGTGCTCATTGCACTCACACTTTATTCATTTTCACTCGAAAAGTACCGTTTGGAACTTGCAAATGACACCTGTACTAAAAGTGGAAAATTTTTCAGAGCTTACAATGAAGTTCCTACAGCACTTGCCATTTTGATTGTCGGATACGTCATCACCAAAAGCTTTTCATGGGCATTTACCCTCATTACGTTGGGTATTTTTGCGATGATTATTGACGTAATTTTGGATGGAAAAAAGAAACCCTAA
- a CDS encoding DEAD/DEAH box helicase, whose product MPFSTLKLCPQILQALAEAGYTQPTSIQEKVIPLVLERKDIMARAQTGSGKSASFVLPMLELWSANKGEGKAKIKALVLTPTRELTVQVAEAFVTFGKFLHVKPKVVSVIGGEKIGEQLYDIQQGCDIVVATSGRLLDIMSKKQIDLSRVEFFVLDEADKMLDLGFEQELGSILEALPAKRQNLLFSATYPEKMQAIASKITKNAVDVSIEAEAPTVELIKQRAIEVNKENRAPLLRQLLRENKWELVLVFMANKRAADNIAVKFRKHGFLAESFHGDLLQEDRSWTLKSFKERKIRVLFATDIASRGLDIDDVSCVINFDLPRATEDYIHRIGRTGRAGKEGLAISFIDHEDKAHFALIQKRCGMKLETEQIKGFELEGVAPQKEKGSAPIKGKRKSKKDKLREAQKEGASS is encoded by the coding sequence ATGCCATTTTCTACCCTCAAACTCTGCCCTCAAATCCTCCAAGCCCTTGCTGAGGCTGGTTATACACAACCAACTTCCATTCAAGAAAAAGTGATCCCGCTTGTGTTGGAGCGAAAAGACATCATGGCGAGAGCGCAGACGGGAAGTGGTAAGAGTGCCTCTTTTGTGCTACCGATGTTGGAACTTTGGAGTGCAAATAAAGGCGAGGGTAAAGCGAAGATCAAGGCATTGGTTTTAACGCCTACGAGGGAGCTAACCGTACAAGTCGCGGAGGCGTTTGTCACCTTTGGAAAATTCTTACATGTAAAGCCCAAAGTAGTCAGTGTCATCGGTGGGGAGAAGATCGGCGAGCAACTTTACGACATCCAACAAGGGTGTGACATTGTGGTCGCAACTTCGGGGCGACTGCTTGACATCATGAGCAAAAAGCAGATCGACCTTTCTCGTGTTGAGTTTTTTGTGCTTGATGAAGCGGATAAAATGCTTGACCTTGGGTTTGAGCAAGAGTTAGGCTCTATACTTGAGGCGTTGCCTGCCAAACGACAAAATCTTCTTTTCTCTGCGACCTATCCCGAAAAGATGCAAGCTATTGCTTCCAAGATAACCAAAAATGCTGTGGACGTGAGCATCGAAGCCGAAGCGCCAACAGTTGAGCTTATAAAGCAACGTGCTATCGAGGTCAACAAAGAGAACCGTGCACCACTTTTGCGCCAGTTACTACGTGAAAACAAATGGGAATTGGTGTTGGTTTTTATGGCAAACAAACGCGCCGCCGATAACATCGCCGTGAAGTTTCGTAAACATGGCTTTTTAGCGGAATCATTTCATGGAGATTTGCTTCAAGAAGACCGTTCTTGGACGTTGAAGTCGTTTAAAGAGCGCAAGATTCGTGTTTTATTTGCCACCGATATCGCTTCGCGTGGACTTGACATCGATGATGTGAGTTGTGTCATCAACTTTGATTTGCCTCGTGCGACGGAAGATTACATTCACCGCATCGGACGAACGGGACGTGCGGGTAAAGAGGGTTTGGCGATTTCGTTTATTGACCATGAAGACAAGGCACATTTTGCACTCATTCAAAAACGCTGTGGTATGAAGCTTGAAACAGAGCAGATCAAGGGTTTTGAGTTAGAAGGCGTTGCTCCCCAAAAAGAGAAGGGAAGTGCGCCCATCAAGGGAAAACGCAAGAGTAAAAAAGACAAATTACGAGAAGCACAAAAAGAGGGTGCAAGCTCCTAA
- a CDS encoding GntP family permease, with protein MLIVILLVAIGFIVLSTSKWKLHPFIALLIAAYGIAFSVGMKYADIAKTITSGFGGILAYIGIVIVLGTIIGVILEKSGAAIKMANVVLKLVGKERPILAMSIIGYIVSIPVFCDSGFVILNALKRSMVKQLKVSGVAMSVALATGLYATHTLVPPTPGPIAAAGNLMVGNLGLVILVGLFVAIFTMLAGYFWAIKRGPLYQSGEDLDIDLEKDSEVQAKYGTLPSAFKSFAPIFVPVLLMAIESIAKLAFKDSSETFIYKFFVFLGHPANALFVGVLFASLLLPKWNEETLSGWVGEGVKNAGEILIITGAGGALGAVLKASGIGDYLGLTLQTLSLGIFVPFIISAALKTAQGSSTTALVVTSTIMYPLLASLGLDSEMGKVLTVMAIGAGALTVSHANDSFFWVVSRFSQMDVPTAYKAFTMATLVQGIVTIAVVYVMSVIFI; from the coding sequence ATGTTAATCGTTATCTTACTCGTAGCGATAGGATTTATCGTACTTTCAACCAGCAAATGGAAATTGCACCCTTTTATTGCCCTTCTTATTGCGGCGTATGGAATCGCGTTTAGTGTCGGTATGAAGTACGCCGACATCGCAAAAACCATCACATCAGGTTTTGGCGGCATTTTAGCGTATATTGGTATCGTCATTGTGCTTGGAACCATCATTGGTGTCATCTTGGAAAAAAGTGGCGCTGCGATTAAAATGGCAAACGTTGTTCTTAAACTTGTGGGTAAAGAGCGCCCAATTCTAGCGATGTCCATCATCGGCTACATCGTCTCGATTCCTGTGTTTTGTGACAGCGGTTTTGTCATCTTAAATGCCCTCAAACGCTCGATGGTCAAACAACTCAAAGTCTCTGGCGTTGCTATGAGTGTGGCACTTGCAACGGGGCTTTATGCCACCCATACGCTGGTTCCTCCGACACCTGGCCCTATTGCGGCGGCGGGTAACTTGATGGTTGGAAATCTTGGTCTTGTTATTCTCGTGGGTCTGTTTGTCGCTATTTTTACGATGCTTGCAGGTTATTTTTGGGCGATCAAACGAGGCCCATTGTATCAAAGTGGCGAAGACCTTGATATTGACTTGGAAAAAGACAGCGAAGTCCAAGCCAAATACGGCACGCTTCCAAGTGCGTTTAAATCCTTTGCGCCTATTTTTGTCCCTGTTCTTTTAATGGCAATTGAGAGCATCGCAAAACTTGCATTTAAGGACTCTAGCGAAACGTTTATCTATAAATTTTTTGTTTTCTTAGGTCACCCTGCCAATGCGCTTTTTGTCGGTGTACTTTTTGCCAGCCTTTTACTTCCAAAATGGAACGAAGAGACGCTTTCAGGCTGGGTCGGTGAAGGCGTTAAAAATGCAGGTGAAATTCTCATCATCACAGGAGCGGGTGGTGCGCTGGGGGCTGTTCTTAAAGCCAGTGGCATTGGTGATTATCTGGGACTAACGCTTCAAACGCTTAGCCTTGGCATCTTTGTACCGTTCATCATCTCAGCAGCACTGAAAACCGCACAAGGCTCTTCAACAACGGCACTGGTGGTGACTTCGACCATTATGTACCCATTGCTTGCAAGTTTAGGACTCGATAGTGAAATGGGCAAAGTCTTAACCGTCATGGCGATTGGCGCGGGCGCACTTACCGTCAGCCATGCCAATGATAGCTTTTTCTGGGTCGTCTCACGTTTCAGTCAGATGGACGTTCCAACCGCATACAAGGCATTTACTATGGCAACCTTGGTTCAAGGAATTGTGACCATTGCAGTCGTTTATGTTATGTCTGTTATTTTTATTTAA
- a CDS encoding YcaO-like family protein, producing MNILSKNAPLEASILKMETILKDLGCGMKFATEKHPLTHCYSVNLASIEAPNHIYSNGKGTLSLASKASALGEYIERLQTNNCFIDFHLPNRAYYPDQKVFEFGGEYLNPSLHVIYNPSHEMSHEDLVDFNSDYLDKIVALPFQSFFGKEEVYIPLNILSNLYVSNGLASGNTPDEAKVQALSEIFERHAKIEIIQKGYALPKYPESIIATFPKLQADLLELRKAGFIVEVLDASLGGKFPVTAISLINPRNGTLFVSFGAHPILEVSLERTMSELMQGRGLENLDAFEMPTFDMSIVGDSFNLEAHFIDSNGKIGFPFLSATKSFEYAPWKYKGEGSEVEYAFLCDIVKSMGKEIYLREYTYLDFYSCHMLVPSISEVYPIEDMVYQNRNSGKFIRHSVLNFKEEDHEALLEAIEPLEDSLNMEKYIGVIFEQNFQMIDLKAQVHLLLENYEEAQMLLSFSQNPMSKLLCEILSLREQKLVWAEYESALWDIFGKEKVEHALNILDGKAYLIDVSLHQHYVNILDMYDRLEVKKAAIVA from the coding sequence ATGAATATTCTCTCAAAAAATGCACCCCTTGAAGCTTCTATTTTAAAAATGGAAACGATTTTAAAAGACCTTGGTTGTGGCATGAAATTTGCAACCGAGAAGCATCCCCTTACACACTGCTACTCGGTCAATTTAGCTTCTATCGAAGCGCCAAATCATATCTATTCTAACGGCAAAGGCACACTTTCTCTTGCTTCTAAAGCGAGCGCGCTTGGCGAGTACATCGAACGCCTTCAAACCAATAACTGTTTTATCGACTTTCACCTTCCTAATCGTGCCTATTACCCTGACCAAAAAGTGTTTGAATTTGGCGGTGAGTACCTCAATCCCTCTTTACATGTAATCTATAATCCATCCCATGAAATGAGCCACGAAGACTTGGTCGACTTCAATAGTGACTATCTGGACAAGATCGTTGCGCTTCCCTTTCAGAGCTTTTTTGGGAAAGAAGAGGTTTACATTCCCCTCAACATTTTGAGCAATCTTTATGTCAGCAACGGACTTGCGAGTGGAAACACGCCTGATGAAGCTAAAGTGCAAGCGCTGAGTGAGATCTTTGAGCGTCATGCCAAAATTGAGATCATCCAAAAGGGTTACGCCCTTCCAAAATACCCTGAGTCCATCATCGCTACGTTTCCTAAACTTCAGGCGGATTTGCTGGAGCTTAGAAAAGCAGGCTTTATCGTTGAAGTGCTTGATGCCTCTTTGGGTGGAAAGTTCCCTGTTACAGCCATCTCACTGATCAATCCACGCAATGGCACGCTGTTTGTCTCCTTTGGTGCACACCCGATTTTAGAGGTCAGTTTAGAGCGCACCATGAGCGAACTGATGCAAGGACGAGGGCTTGAAAATCTTGACGCGTTTGAGATGCCAACGTTTGATATGAGCATCGTGGGCGATAGCTTCAACCTTGAAGCGCACTTTATCGACTCCAACGGAAAAATAGGCTTTCCTTTTTTAAGCGCAACCAAAAGTTTTGAGTATGCGCCATGGAAGTATAAGGGCGAAGGAAGTGAAGTGGAGTACGCCTTTTTGTGCGACATCGTCAAATCAATGGGCAAAGAGATTTACCTGCGTGAATACACCTACTTAGACTTTTACTCATGCCACATGCTCGTTCCAAGTATCTCCGAGGTTTACCCTATCGAAGATATGGTCTATCAGAACCGAAACAGCGGTAAATTCATACGACATAGTGTGCTCAACTTCAAAGAAGAAGACCACGAAGCCTTGCTTGAAGCGATCGAGCCGCTGGAAGACTCACTCAATATGGAAAAATACATCGGCGTCATTTTCGAACAAAACTTTCAGATGATCGACCTTAAAGCACAAGTACATCTGCTTTTGGAAAATTACGAAGAGGCACAAATGCTACTCTCTTTTAGTCAAAACCCTATGAGCAAACTTCTCTGCGAAATCCTCTCTTTGAGAGAGCAAAAACTTGTATGGGCTGAGTATGAAAGTGCCCTTTGGGACATCTTTGGCAAAGAAAAAGTCGAACATGCCTTAAACATCTTAGATGGTAAAGCGTACCTCATCGATGTTAGCCTACATCAACATTATGTCAATATCCTCGATATGTACGATAGACTCGAAGTTAAGAAAGCTGCTATCGTCGCTTAA
- a CDS encoding TetR/AcrR family transcriptional regulator: MKTKTEEKRQAIIAVATQVFIELGFDKTSMSEISNRLGGSKATLYNYFKSKEELFLETLQIVIEAEFQMVHKALDPYTDDISKSLYTFGEKFLNFIYSDSLKEVRKLAITESGKTELGKITYTKGARRSYEMIAVCLNEAMQLNKLHMNDPLVAAQHLLALLEAETLMPFLMNVKTQITEPEIKAISKRAIDVFMRAYGI, from the coding sequence ATGAAAACAAAGACTGAAGAAAAAAGACAAGCCATTATTGCTGTTGCAACGCAAGTTTTTATAGAGCTTGGTTTTGATAAAACATCTATGTCTGAGATTTCAAACAGACTCGGTGGCTCAAAAGCAACCCTTTACAACTATTTTAAATCAAAAGAAGAGCTGTTTTTGGAAACACTCCAAATAGTCATTGAAGCTGAATTTCAGATGGTACATAAAGCACTTGATCCTTATACCGATGATATTTCCAAATCGTTATACACTTTTGGTGAGAAATTTCTCAATTTTATCTACTCAGACTCTTTAAAAGAAGTGCGAAAATTGGCGATTACAGAATCAGGCAAAACTGAACTAGGAAAAATAACCTATACAAAAGGTGCCAGAAGAAGCTATGAAATGATTGCGGTATGCTTAAACGAGGCTATGCAATTAAATAAACTGCACATGAATGATCCTCTTGTTGCGGCACAACATCTTTTGGCTCTGCTCGAAGCAGAAACACTGATGCCCTTTTTAATGAATGTTAAAACTCAGATAACAGAACCAGAGATAAAAGCTATTTCAAAAAGGGCTATTGATGTTTTCATGAGAGCTTATGGCATCTAA
- a CDS encoding efflux transporter outer membrane subunit, which yields MFQYWKYYSMGFLIAVGFSGCTNFLSNEAALKPKPIDAYLTSKTFETTQSHWPSEFWWRSYQDEQLNTLIERGLENSPDIAIVSARIKQASAYTQGSKSQLLPQVGTNASVSSEKLSYNYVTPLSTVPKNWNDYGQASLSMNWEIDFWGKNRAALAAATSEFEAIQAEKKQAELILASAIATAYSQLAQLYALSDTVDASLKIKQNILDRVDEKYTKGLENKSVVSDAKARYMNTFGEWQVINEQIALTKNQIAALLGEGPDKGLEINRPRINVDNKYELPTELALNLLGRRPDIVSAKLQVEAKESKIKQKKAAFYPNINLSAMIGVQSLGIENLTQSGSDIGSVGPAVYLPIFTGGRLEADLEGAEASYEAAVANYNRTVVHALQDVADVGVSQKSLSSQIKTAQEGVDAAQTSYDVANNRYKQGVSNYIDVLYASDNLNATQKYLVTLKTKSLILDIAMKRSLGGGYLMVNNTHN from the coding sequence ATGTTTCAATACTGGAAATATTACTCAATGGGATTTCTAATTGCAGTTGGTTTTAGTGGGTGCACCAATTTTTTATCCAATGAGGCGGCACTTAAACCAAAGCCGATTGATGCATATTTGACATCAAAAACATTTGAAACCACGCAGTCTCATTGGCCTAGCGAGTTTTGGTGGAGGTCTTATCAGGATGAACAGCTCAATACTTTGATAGAAAGAGGTTTGGAAAATTCACCTGATATTGCCATCGTCTCTGCGAGAATAAAACAAGCAAGTGCCTATACACAAGGATCTAAATCACAGTTACTTCCGCAGGTTGGCACCAATGCAAGTGTATCGAGTGAAAAGTTAAGCTACAACTATGTTACGCCACTATCCACGGTTCCTAAGAACTGGAACGATTATGGACAAGCAAGTCTGAGCATGAACTGGGAAATTGATTTTTGGGGTAAAAATAGAGCGGCATTAGCCGCTGCAACATCAGAATTTGAAGCAATACAAGCGGAAAAAAAACAAGCCGAACTTATATTAGCGAGTGCGATTGCAACCGCTTATTCACAACTGGCACAACTCTATGCACTTAGCGATACGGTTGATGCCTCTCTCAAAATTAAACAAAATATTTTGGACCGTGTGGACGAGAAATATACGAAAGGGTTAGAAAATAAATCAGTCGTGAGCGATGCAAAAGCTAGATACATGAACACGTTTGGTGAATGGCAGGTCATCAATGAACAGATTGCCTTAACCAAAAATCAAATAGCCGCATTGTTGGGGGAAGGACCCGATAAAGGGCTTGAAATCAATCGACCGCGTATTAATGTAGACAATAAGTATGAATTACCCACGGAGCTTGCACTCAATTTACTAGGGCGCCGTCCTGATATTGTCTCCGCAAAATTACAAGTTGAAGCGAAAGAATCAAAAATAAAACAGAAAAAAGCTGCGTTTTATCCCAATATCAATCTTTCTGCAATGATTGGCGTTCAATCCTTAGGGATAGAAAATCTTACACAATCCGGCTCAGATATTGGAAGTGTAGGCCCTGCTGTGTATTTGCCAATTTTTACAGGTGGTCGTTTAGAGGCTGATTTAGAGGGCGCTGAAGCGAGTTATGAAGCAGCCGTAGCAAATTACAACCGCACGGTGGTTCATGCGCTACAAGATGTAGCAGATGTTGGCGTAAGTCAAAAAAGCCTTTCATCGCAAATCAAAACAGCCCAAGAGGGTGTTGATGCCGCACAGACGTCGTATGATGTGGCTAACAATCGTTATAAACAAGGGGTTTCTAATTATATAGACGTTTTGTATGCAAGTGATAATTTGAATGCAACCCAAAAATATTTAGTAACGCTCAAAACAAAATCATTGATATTGGATATTGCCATGAAACGATCTCTTGGTGGTGGATATCTAATGGTCAATAACACTCATAACTAA